A window from candidate division WOR-3 bacterium encodes these proteins:
- a CDS encoding glutaredoxin, translating into MLLAHPVRIVLFKEESGCQFCKEAVGLAQELAQLSGKLTVEIMDLQKDAPKAAEYHVDKVPAFVVAGERDYGIRYYGVPAGYEFTTLLTLVELVGSRDSGLQPESRSKLSNLTSALDLQMFVTLTCPVCPVAAVTAARVATESDRVSLSIIDAAEFPQLAGLYNVMAVPRTVVNRVHSFEGALPEARFVEEVLKGASGLVAL; encoded by the coding sequence ATCCTCCTGGCTCACCCCGTGAGAATAGTACTATTCAAAGAGGAGAGTGGGTGTCAGTTCTGCAAGGAAGCAGTAGGCTTGGCTCAGGAGTTGGCCCAGCTGTCTGGTAAGTTGACCGTCGAGATCATGGACCTGCAGAAGGATGCCCCCAAGGCCGCTGAATACCACGTAGACAAGGTGCCCGCCTTTGTCGTGGCCGGCGAAAGAGACTACGGCATCAGGTACTATGGGGTGCCGGCTGGTTACGAGTTCACGACCCTGCTCACGCTGGTGGAGCTGGTGGGCAGCCGGGACAGCGGACTGCAGCCGGAGAGCAGGTCAAAGCTCAGCAACCTCACCTCTGCCCTCGACCTGCAGATGTTCGTAACCCTCACCTGCCCGGTATGCCCCGTCGCCGCGGTCACCGCAGCGCGTGTCGCGACCGAGAGCGACAGAGTATCGCTCAGTATCATCGACGCAGCCGAGTTCCCGCAGCTTGCAGGCCTATACAATGTGATGGCCGTGCCGCGAACTGTGGTCAATCGCGTCCACTCCTTCGAAGGCGCTCTGCCCGAAGCTCGGTTCGTAGAAGAGGTGCTGAAGGGGGCGTCAGGCCTGGTCGCGCTCTAG
- the hflX gene encoding GTPase HflX: MDADCSRGNRARQFRHRCPPYHPRTRAAESRIVSWRILLVGVAGSSRQRWSKADSLEELAALTATAGGEVVERLIQIRPKLDPATLVGKGMVENLRSTCRVHRIDLLILDEELTPTQQRNLEDAVKVRVIDRAALILDIFALHARTSEAKIQVELALLEYQRTRLTGFGVEMSRLGGGIGTRGPGETRLEVDRRKIEQRITALRKDLKKIDRERKIQRDRRSDMYRLVLAGYTNAGKSTLLNRMTRAEVKVSDQLFATLDPNTKPWALARNVSVLVTDTVGFIRNLPTQLVASFRSTLSEVLDASLVLHVVDAGDEQADRKIDAVNDTLSQIGAGDKPVMMVFTKTDRVFDDAVLKRLKRSYAGAAFVSGATGEGIEGLKAELLRRVEKGMITRTFTVPEQRLDLVSLLHYAGRVVQQQKLKGKLRLKVTGFKPSLARARARVDAALRG, encoded by the coding sequence CTGGATGCCGACTGCTCTCGGGGTAATCGCGCTCGGCAGTTTCGTCACCGTTGTCCACCGTACCATCCACGTACTCGCGCAGCGGAGTCCCGCATCGTGAGCTGGCGGATTCTGCTGGTCGGAGTAGCTGGTTCCAGTCGGCAACGTTGGTCAAAGGCCGATTCCCTCGAGGAATTGGCGGCCCTGACCGCGACTGCCGGTGGCGAAGTAGTGGAGCGACTCATCCAGATCAGGCCGAAACTCGACCCGGCTACGCTCGTGGGCAAGGGGATGGTCGAGAACCTCCGTTCAACCTGCCGCGTACACCGTATCGACCTGTTGATACTCGATGAAGAGCTTACGCCGACCCAGCAGCGCAACCTCGAGGATGCAGTCAAGGTCCGGGTGATTGACAGGGCGGCGCTGATTCTCGACATTTTCGCCCTGCACGCGCGGACATCCGAGGCCAAGATCCAGGTCGAACTGGCCCTGCTGGAGTACCAGCGGACGAGGCTGACCGGGTTCGGAGTCGAGATGTCGAGGCTGGGGGGCGGCATCGGCACGCGCGGCCCGGGAGAAACCCGGCTCGAAGTCGACCGCCGCAAGATCGAGCAGCGGATCACTGCTCTGCGCAAGGACCTCAAGAAGATAGACCGCGAGCGAAAAATCCAGCGCGACCGGCGCAGCGACATGTATCGACTGGTGCTTGCGGGTTACACCAACGCGGGCAAGTCAACGCTGCTCAACCGCATGACTCGCGCCGAAGTGAAGGTGTCGGACCAGCTATTCGCCACACTCGACCCCAACACCAAGCCGTGGGCGCTGGCACGTAATGTGAGCGTGCTGGTGACCGACACGGTTGGGTTCATCCGCAACCTGCCCACGCAGCTGGTCGCCAGCTTCCGTTCCACGCTGTCCGAGGTGCTCGACGCAAGCCTGGTTCTGCACGTGGTCGACGCTGGCGACGAGCAGGCAGACCGGAAGATCGATGCGGTCAACGACACGCTCAGCCAGATCGGCGCCGGCGACAAACCGGTGATGATGGTCTTCACCAAGACTGACCGCGTGTTCGACGACGCGGTGCTGAAGCGGCTGAAGCGCAGCTACGCCGGTGCCGCCTTCGTGTCCGGGGCGACCGGCGAGGGAATCGAGGGACTCAAGGCCGAGCTGCTGCGCCGGGTCGAGAAGGGAATGATAACCCGGACGTTCACCGTGCCCGAGCAACGGCTGGACCTCGTCAGCCTACTGCACTATGCCGGGCGGGTTGTTCAGCAACAGAAGCTCAAGGGGAAGCTAAGGCTGAAGGTGACCGGGTTCAAACCTTCCCTTGCTCGCGCCCGTGCCAGAGTCGACGCCGCGCTGAGGGGATAG
- a CDS encoding CDP-alcohol phosphatidyltransferase family protein yields MNEKTKQQGRRLLRPLVSLLAAMDVSPTAVTVFALPLSIGAGGFFAVGQFMLGGVLVALVGLCDTLDGELSRRTGTSSALGAFIDSTVDRLSESFVLVGLYWFYRDSWYGLLAVVALVFSLMVSYVRARAEGVGRECKVGFFERPVRVLVLLFGAFILGRTWMPTALGVIALGSFVTVVHRTIHVLAQRSPAS; encoded by the coding sequence ATGAACGAGAAGACGAAGCAGCAGGGGCGTAGGCTGCTCAGGCCGCTGGTGAGCCTGCTGGCCGCGATGGACGTGTCGCCGACGGCAGTTACCGTATTCGCGTTGCCATTGAGCATCGGCGCCGGGGGGTTCTTTGCCGTCGGGCAGTTCATGCTCGGCGGTGTGCTGGTCGCGCTGGTCGGGCTCTGCGATACGCTCGACGGCGAGCTCTCGCGCCGGACCGGCACGTCGAGTGCCCTGGGCGCTTTCATCGATTCTACGGTAGACCGGCTCAGCGAGTCGTTTGTGCTGGTAGGGCTCTACTGGTTCTACCGCGATTCCTGGTATGGACTGCTGGCTGTTGTCGCTCTCGTTTTCTCGCTGATGGTCAGCTATGTCCGGGCGCGGGCCGAGGGCGTCGGCCGGGAGTGCAAGGTCGGGTTCTTTGAGCGTCCAGTCCGGGTGCTTGTGCTTCTGTTCGGTGCGTTCATTCTCGGGCGTACCTGGATGCCGACTGCTCTCGGGGTAATCGCGCTCGGCAGTTTCGTCACCGTTGTCCACCGTACCATCCACGTACTCGCGCAGCGGAGTCCCGCATCGTGA
- the rsmI gene encoding 16S rRNA (cytidine(1402)-2'-O)-methyltransferase, translated as MTNRAVEVLKAVDMIACEDTRHSGLLLQHYHIRNRLTSYHEYNKVSRTPELLVQLQQGRSIALITDAGTPGISDPGFYLIRAAVQAGITVIPVPGASALLAGLVVSGLPSDRFAFEGFLPKRDGRRRKRLAALKSEERTTVYCEASRRAKRLLEEMLELWGDRDVVVCRELTKRFEEVLRGKLTEVLARIGDRELKGEVVVVVAGAGEEEDEREDEAAGA; from the coding sequence ATGACCAATCGCGCGGTCGAGGTCCTGAAGGCAGTCGACATGATCGCCTGCGAGGATACAAGACACAGCGGCCTGCTTCTGCAGCACTACCACATCCGGAATCGGCTGACCTCCTACCATGAGTACAACAAGGTGAGTCGGACTCCCGAGTTGCTCGTGCAACTGCAGCAGGGCAGGAGCATTGCGCTCATAACCGACGCCGGGACTCCCGGAATCTCCGACCCTGGGTTCTACCTGATTCGGGCCGCGGTTCAGGCCGGCATCACCGTGATTCCGGTCCCCGGGGCGTCAGCGCTGCTCGCCGGGTTGGTTGTCTCGGGTCTGCCTTCGGATCGGTTCGCCTTCGAGGGGTTCCTGCCCAAGCGCGACGGCCGGCGGCGCAAACGCCTGGCCGCGCTCAAGAGCGAAGAACGCACCACCGTGTACTGCGAAGCTTCCCGCCGCGCCAAGCGGCTGCTGGAGGAGATGCTCGAACTCTGGGGAGACCGTGACGTGGTGGTGTGTCGCGAGTTGACCAAGAGGTTCGAAGAGGTGCTGCGCGGAAAGCTGACCGAAGTGCTGGCGCGGATCGGCGACCGAGAGCTGAAGGGTGAGGTCGTAGTCGTTGTCGCCGGTGCCGGAGAAGAGGAAGATGAACGAGAAGACGAAGCAGCAGGGGCGTAG
- a CDS encoding YfcE family phosphodiesterase: MSRIGIISDTHDRLDKVRSAVALFNRLKPDRVVHCGDVVAQFVLSEMRSLSMPVSVVFGNCDGDRVGLRRRAAELGFASDEGPLGFEQGGRRFVVSHQLRHEGSRPVIINPGEACGWLFGRSTAALLDTETAEVEVFDL, encoded by the coding sequence ATGAGTCGAATCGGGATCATCTCGGATACGCACGACCGGCTGGACAAGGTGCGGAGCGCGGTCGCATTGTTCAACCGACTCAAGCCGGACCGGGTTGTGCACTGCGGGGACGTGGTCGCGCAGTTTGTGCTCAGCGAGATGAGAAGCCTGAGCATGCCCGTCTCGGTCGTGTTCGGGAACTGCGACGGCGACCGGGTTGGGCTGCGACGGCGCGCCGCAGAGCTCGGGTTCGCGTCTGACGAGGGGCCACTAGGCTTCGAGCAGGGGGGGCGGCGATTTGTCGTTTCCCACCAGCTGCGGCACGAGGGAAGCCGTCCGGTCATCATCAATCCGGGCGAAGCCTGCGGCTGGCTCTTCGGCCGGTCGACGGCAGCTCTTCTCGATACTGAGACCGCCGAGGTGGAGGTCTTTGACCTGTAG
- a CDS encoding sigma-70 family RNA polymerase sigma factor, producing the protein MRGAMMRPLRICRKREASCFRKLRRKGARAMKSEKERKRLGRPPAAAKAGAKRPAGGKRGPGRPPGRGRKAREMTDREPWLDTVYEKASGDKRITYEELEDLVPDDVLMSTDRLEEVVAGLVRSGIMMTETRAEEPEAVIQKGPKPIIQRTEDPTKSYFRELSKLPLLTREEEIRYSKEMEEGYKSIIKYLFDPISMMRRLVEECWSIEEGTKSLDQIARVEFECLFDKKALWRDRQRFIRCLRDIRREADKIEKLKQRKPSPSVRKYIADSKRVVFSRVQTLSLQHHLINNLIDEFKAKGMEALGLAHELLVAKAEGREGTPEVTEVRRKLRETHDFLDRNTADVRKVLTEIALCENRILAARDKMIEGNVRLVISIAKRYANRGLEFADLLEEGNVGLIKAVEKFNYRKGFKFSTYATWWIKQAITRAIADQSRTVRVPAHIIDAINKVAKIQRQFMQKQGREATIAELAQRLSTPKEKIEALSKISQFGVSLDKPVDDDETSFIGDFIYDEKTASPSHAAGVSLLGEKLEEALAVLTKREEKVLRLRFGLGDGCPRTLEEVGQIFNITRERVRQIEAKALKKLRHPVRLRRFEPLRDLLQ; encoded by the coding sequence ATGCGAGGGGCGATGATGCGGCCGTTGAGGATTTGCAGAAAGAGAGAAGCAAGCTGCTTCAGGAAGTTGCGAAGGAAAGGAGCACGCGCCATGAAGAGTGAAAAGGAGAGAAAGCGGCTGGGCCGGCCTCCGGCTGCTGCGAAGGCCGGAGCCAAACGACCGGCTGGCGGCAAACGCGGGCCCGGTCGCCCGCCCGGCCGGGGACGCAAGGCGCGGGAGATGACAGACCGCGAGCCGTGGCTCGATACCGTCTACGAGAAGGCGTCAGGCGACAAGCGGATTACCTACGAGGAACTGGAGGACTTGGTTCCCGATGATGTTCTGATGTCAACGGATCGGCTCGAGGAGGTCGTGGCCGGCCTTGTCCGCAGCGGCATCATGATGACGGAGACCCGGGCGGAAGAGCCGGAGGCGGTCATCCAGAAGGGTCCGAAGCCGATAATCCAGCGGACCGAAGACCCGACCAAGTCCTATTTCCGCGAGCTCTCCAAGCTTCCGCTGCTGACGCGCGAGGAGGAGATCCGCTACTCCAAGGAGATGGAGGAAGGATACAAGAGCATCATCAAATACCTGTTCGACCCGATATCGATGATGCGTCGCCTGGTTGAAGAGTGCTGGTCTATCGAAGAAGGCACCAAGTCGCTGGACCAGATCGCGCGCGTCGAATTCGAGTGCCTGTTCGACAAGAAGGCTCTCTGGCGTGATCGGCAGCGTTTCATCCGCTGCCTGCGCGACATCAGACGCGAGGCGGACAAGATCGAGAAGCTGAAGCAGCGTAAGCCATCGCCGTCGGTCCGAAAGTACATTGCCGACTCGAAAAGGGTCGTGTTCAGCCGGGTCCAGACGCTGTCGCTACAGCACCACCTGATCAACAACCTCATCGATGAGTTTAAGGCGAAGGGTATGGAGGCGCTCGGCCTGGCGCACGAACTGCTGGTGGCGAAGGCCGAGGGTCGCGAGGGCACCCCCGAGGTCACCGAGGTCAGGCGCAAGCTGCGCGAGACCCACGATTTCCTGGACCGGAACACCGCCGATGTCAGGAAGGTGCTGACCGAGATCGCGCTCTGCGAGAACCGGATTCTTGCAGCTCGTGACAAGATGATCGAGGGCAACGTGCGACTGGTCATCTCCATTGCCAAGCGGTACGCAAACCGCGGGCTGGAGTTCGCCGACTTGCTGGAAGAGGGTAACGTTGGCCTGATCAAGGCGGTCGAGAAGTTCAACTACCGCAAGGGGTTCAAGTTCTCTACCTACGCCACGTGGTGGATAAAGCAGGCGATCACCCGGGCTATTGCCGACCAGTCGCGAACCGTGCGGGTCCCGGCCCATATCATCGATGCGATCAACAAGGTCGCGAAGATCCAGCGCCAGTTCATGCAGAAGCAAGGCCGGGAAGCGACCATCGCCGAACTGGCCCAGCGGCTCTCGACTCCCAAGGAGAAGATCGAGGCGCTGTCCAAAATATCCCAGTTCGGCGTCTCGCTGGACAAGCCGGTCGACGACGACGAGACCAGCTTCATCGGCGATTTCATCTACGACGAGAAGACCGCCTCGCCGTCGCATGCCGCCGGCGTGTCGCTGCTGGGTGAGAAGCTCGAGGAGGCGCTCGCCGTGCTGACCAAGCGCGAGGAGAAGGTGCTCCGGCTCCGGTTCGGTCTCGGCGACGGCTGCCCGAGAACGCTGGAAGAGGTCGGCCAGATCTTCAACATCACGCGCGAGCGGGTCCGGCAGATCGAGGCCAAGGCACTGAAGAAGCTGCGCCACCCGGTGCGGCTGCGGAGGTTTGAGCCGCTGCGCGACCTGCTGCAATGA
- a CDS encoding DNA primase: MIKQEVIEQVRTQTDIVQLVGDYVPLKKAGRYYKGLCPFHSERTPSFHVNQERQTYHCFGCGTGGTAINFVMVTEKLEFPEAVRFLAKRLGITVETEQASGRNQALYSICDQVCQFFEQQLPKTPAAVAYVEKRGLSAETVLRFRLGFAPAGNILRGQAKRRGWSEDLLVEAGLLRAVEGYGMGGGGQRPEGLVDWFHGRLMFPIFSLSGKVIAFGGRVLDDSEPKYLNSPETAVFRKGDSLYGVFQAKGYIREQIPILVEGNFDMLSLVNAGINNVVAPLGTAFTASQAQLLRRYNARITVCFDGDSAGRKAARRVTEVLLAAGIEPQVALLPDATDPDSYVRQSGKEKLLELLAGGQDWVEFVLAGRDLSRVAEQRAVLGELVGLLRLIGDDTTRELYANRIADRFRVSKTVLLRSAGQQKSGATRAGAIRGVEEKLLGSAIQTQELARIARDLGLADLLQDEKLRPIARLAADHCEDSGFNAGLVLGLIGDDDMRRLVSAWTFDDVPTPGEFQERVRRFRADWLHRRLKEADARGDDAAVEDLQKERSKLLQEVAKERSTRHEE, encoded by the coding sequence ATGATCAAGCAGGAAGTCATCGAGCAGGTACGGACGCAGACAGATATTGTCCAGCTGGTCGGGGACTATGTACCGCTCAAGAAGGCCGGGCGGTATTACAAGGGGTTGTGTCCGTTTCACTCCGAGCGGACACCTTCGTTCCACGTCAATCAAGAGCGGCAGACCTATCACTGCTTCGGCTGCGGGACCGGGGGGACGGCCATCAACTTCGTGATGGTGACGGAGAAGCTCGAGTTCCCGGAGGCCGTGAGGTTTCTTGCGAAGAGGCTGGGAATCACGGTCGAGACCGAGCAGGCGTCGGGCAGGAATCAGGCGCTGTACAGCATCTGCGACCAGGTCTGCCAGTTCTTCGAGCAGCAGCTCCCGAAGACACCGGCAGCAGTTGCCTATGTTGAGAAGCGCGGGCTGAGTGCCGAGACGGTCCTGAGGTTCAGATTGGGCTTCGCGCCGGCGGGCAATATCCTGCGCGGGCAGGCGAAGCGCCGGGGCTGGTCTGAGGACCTGTTGGTGGAGGCAGGCTTGCTTAGGGCAGTTGAGGGGTACGGGATGGGGGGCGGCGGGCAGCGGCCGGAGGGGCTGGTGGACTGGTTCCACGGCCGGCTGATGTTCCCGATATTCTCGTTGTCGGGCAAGGTCATTGCCTTCGGCGGTCGAGTGCTCGATGACAGCGAGCCGAAGTACCTGAATTCGCCCGAGACGGCCGTCTTCCGGAAGGGCGATAGCCTGTACGGAGTGTTCCAGGCCAAGGGGTACATAAGGGAGCAGATACCGATACTGGTCGAGGGCAACTTTGACATGTTGTCGCTTGTGAACGCAGGCATCAACAATGTGGTTGCGCCGCTGGGGACGGCCTTCACGGCCAGCCAGGCCCAGTTGCTGCGTCGGTACAACGCGCGTATCACGGTCTGTTTCGACGGGGACAGCGCCGGCCGGAAGGCGGCGCGACGGGTGACTGAGGTTCTGCTGGCTGCGGGCATTGAGCCGCAGGTTGCGTTGCTGCCGGACGCTACTGACCCGGACTCGTACGTTCGCCAGTCTGGGAAGGAGAAACTCCTCGAGCTACTGGCAGGCGGCCAGGACTGGGTGGAGTTCGTGCTCGCGGGCAGAGATTTGTCCCGGGTCGCTGAGCAGAGGGCGGTCCTGGGCGAGTTGGTAGGGCTGTTGCGGCTCATTGGTGATGACACGACCCGCGAACTGTACGCCAACCGGATTGCTGACCGGTTCCGGGTCAGCAAGACGGTGTTGCTGCGCAGCGCAGGTCAGCAGAAGTCCGGAGCGACCCGAGCCGGAGCCATTCGTGGTGTGGAGGAGAAGCTGCTGGGTTCGGCAATCCAGACTCAGGAACTGGCGCGGATCGCGCGGGACCTGGGACTGGCAGATCTCCTGCAGGATGAGAAACTGCGGCCCATCGCGAGGTTGGCGGCCGATCACTGCGAAGACTCCGGCTTCAACGCCGGATTGGTGCTCGGCTTGATTGGCGATGATGACATGCGGAGGCTGGTTTCCGCCTGGACCTTTGATGATGTGCCGACTCCGGGCGAGTTCCAGGAACGAGTGAGGAGATTCCGGGCGGATTGGCTGCACCGCCGGCTCAAGGAAGCCGATGCGAGGGGCGATGATGCGGCCGTTGAGGATTTGCAGAAAGAGAGAAGCAAGCTGCTTCAGGAAGTTGCGAAGGAAAGGAGCACGCGCCATGAAGAGTGA
- the rpsU gene encoding 30S ribosomal protein S21, with protein sequence MVGITVKEGESYESFIRRFRRACENAGILREVKRREFFEKPSEKKKRKQAESRRRAFRRRQNDE encoded by the coding sequence ATGGTAGGTATTACAGTGAAGGAAGGCGAATCCTACGAGAGCTTCATCCGTCGATTCCGGCGGGCATGTGAGAATGCCGGGATTCTGCGGGAAGTGAAGCGCCGCGAGTTCTTTGAGAAGCCGAGCGAGAAGAAGAAGCGGAAGCAGGCTGAGTCACGGCGTCGGGCGTTCCGCCGCAGACAAAACGACGAGTAA
- a CDS encoding 16S rRNA (uracil(1498)-N(3))-methyltransferase translates to MTENAERHSESYFTRNAPAGGQIVITGPEARHIARVMRRDVGSVMSVVDGAGTEYQVELTAVRADRVVGRVLGTRAGVREPKHRVAIAQAVLKGDHLAQVCSQATELGVSRVAPFLSARVVGRLSPARLERLRAVSLAALKSSTRTVLPTIDAPVEFDSLLKLSSEFDQVLVAYEDETGPGLQAVLKRDASSFLVVVGPEGGFEPLEVEALKGAGAMSFSLGPRRLRAETAAVAVAAVTLGLLGDLG, encoded by the coding sequence ATGACAGAGAACGCCGAGCGACACAGCGAGTCGTACTTCACCCGGAACGCGCCAGCAGGCGGGCAGATTGTCATCACCGGCCCTGAGGCCCGCCACATCGCCCGGGTCATGCGGCGCGACGTAGGCAGTGTGATGAGTGTGGTTGACGGCGCCGGAACCGAATACCAAGTCGAATTGACCGCAGTGAGGGCGGACCGGGTTGTGGGACGTGTCCTGGGCACCCGGGCCGGTGTCCGTGAACCAAAGCACCGGGTGGCAATTGCGCAGGCGGTGTTGAAGGGCGACCACCTGGCACAGGTCTGTTCCCAGGCAACCGAACTGGGAGTGAGCCGTGTTGCGCCCTTCCTGAGCGCGCGCGTAGTCGGACGGCTGAGTCCGGCCCGGCTCGAACGACTCCGTGCCGTATCTCTGGCGGCCCTGAAGTCGTCGACCCGGACGGTGCTGCCGACAATTGATGCGCCGGTCGAATTCGACAGTCTGCTCAAGCTGAGCAGCGAGTTCGACCAGGTTCTGGTCGCCTACGAAGACGAAACCGGTCCTGGATTGCAGGCAGTGCTGAAGCGGGATGCCAGTTCGTTCTTGGTCGTGGTCGGACCTGAGGGCGGATTCGAGCCGCTGGAGGTTGAGGCCCTGAAAGGTGCGGGCGCGATGTCGTTTTCACTGGGGCCGCGCCGGCTGCGGGCAGAGACGGCGGCGGTTGCCGTCGCAGCAGTAACCCTAGGTCTACTGGGCGATCTGGGGTAG
- the dnaJ gene encoding molecular chaperone DnaJ codes for MATTRRDYYEVLGIGRSASHDEVKSAYRKLAKEHHPDCNPDNRVQAEEKFKELSEAYEVLADKEKRKLYDTYGHEGVSRQFGPGGFDFRRDFTHVDDISDLFGDLLQGFGVGGGGGLFDLLVGGRTQSRRRSRGGDIRISVRLGLDEIAESVTKELSFNRFERCQECAGEGGKGKETCAACRGQGQVQHRASSFLGQFVQVQPCSDCGGTGERVKEPCKACSGDGRVRKPRTLKVRIPAGVSAGHYLPLHGEGHYGPAGNGDVLVQFEEKEHPLFLRQGDDVAVEVPVSIANAVLGAKLKVPTLGGEKEVEIPAGTQSGAVLHIRGAGIKHLDGGVGDLLVRVVIHVPKRLSREEKSLLKKLDESKSEETPAPRKPAR; via the coding sequence ATGGCCACCACAAGGCGCGACTACTACGAGGTCCTCGGCATAGGTCGCAGCGCTTCCCATGACGAAGTCAAGTCTGCGTACCGCAAACTGGCCAAGGAGCATCACCCGGACTGCAATCCGGACAACCGCGTGCAGGCGGAGGAGAAGTTCAAGGAACTCTCCGAAGCATATGAAGTCCTGGCTGACAAGGAGAAGCGAAAGCTCTACGATACGTACGGTCACGAAGGTGTGTCGCGCCAGTTTGGGCCCGGGGGCTTTGACTTCCGGCGCGATTTCACACACGTGGACGATATCTCCGATTTGTTCGGAGACCTGCTACAGGGATTCGGCGTGGGTGGTGGGGGCGGCCTATTCGACCTGCTGGTCGGCGGCAGGACGCAGTCGCGCCGGCGCTCGCGCGGAGGTGACATCAGGATTTCGGTGCGGCTGGGCCTCGACGAGATCGCTGAATCAGTTACCAAGGAACTGAGCTTCAACCGGTTCGAGCGTTGCCAGGAGTGCGCGGGCGAAGGCGGCAAAGGCAAGGAAACCTGCGCGGCCTGCCGCGGCCAGGGCCAGGTCCAGCACCGGGCGAGTTCGTTTCTGGGGCAGTTTGTTCAGGTCCAGCCGTGTTCAGACTGCGGCGGCACGGGTGAACGCGTCAAGGAGCCGTGCAAGGCCTGTTCGGGCGATGGACGCGTGCGGAAGCCACGGACCCTCAAGGTCAGGATCCCGGCCGGAGTTTCGGCTGGCCACTACCTGCCGCTACACGGCGAAGGACACTACGGTCCGGCCGGCAACGGCGACGTACTCGTGCAGTTCGAGGAAAAGGAGCACCCGCTCTTCCTCAGGCAGGGCGATGACGTTGCGGTCGAGGTGCCGGTCAGCATCGCGAATGCAGTTCTGGGAGCCAAGCTCAAAGTGCCGACCCTTGGCGGCGAGAAGGAAGTGGAAATCCCGGCCGGTACGCAGTCCGGCGCGGTGCTGCACATCCGCGGGGCCGGGATAAAGCACCTTGACGGTGGGGTGGGTGACCTTCTGGTGCGGGTGGTTATCCACGTGCCCAAACGGCTGTCGCGCGAAGAGAAGAGCCTGTTGAAGAAGCTGGACGAGTCGAAGAGCGAAGAGACGCCGGCGCCGAGAAAGCCTGCGCGATGA